The following proteins are encoded in a genomic region of Vibrio spartinae:
- the srlA gene encoding PTS glucitol/sorbitol transporter subunit IIC, producing MEYIQIFIGFFGKAGETFMSMAGGIIPMLIALLIVVNTCFRFIGQKRMDKVATLLGKNRILAYGILPPIAWLLMSFPGALTIGKLLPEKNKLGYQGALVTTAHPLTSLFPHVLPSELFIWLGVSAGITQLDLPVQDLAIRFIAAAICIGIVRGFMTDAIHAVLKRRAQSSTPDESESLDSTLSPEETKS from the coding sequence ATGGAATACATACAAATATTTATCGGCTTCTTTGGCAAAGCCGGAGAAACATTTATGAGTATGGCCGGTGGCATTATTCCGATGCTAATCGCGCTCCTTATCGTTGTGAATACTTGTTTCCGCTTCATTGGTCAAAAACGAATGGATAAAGTCGCAACATTATTAGGTAAAAATAGGATTTTGGCATATGGCATCCTGCCCCCGATTGCATGGCTGTTAATGTCTTTCCCTGGCGCATTAACAATCGGCAAGTTGTTACCTGAAAAAAACAAACTCGGATACCAAGGTGCACTTGTGACGACCGCCCACCCTCTCACATCACTTTTCCCACATGTTTTGCCATCTGAATTATTTATTTGGCTCGGTGTTTCTGCGGGTATCACTCAGCTTGATTTACCGGTTCAAGATTTAGCGATTCGCTTTATCGCTGCAGCAATATGTATCGGCATTGTACGAGGCTTTATGACAGACGCGATTCATGCTGTGCTGAAGCGTCGAGCGCAATCATCGACACCAGATGAAAGCGAGTCACTGGATTCAACGTTATCGCCTGAAGAAACCAAATCATAA
- a CDS encoding PTS glucitol/sorbitol transporter subunit IIB: protein MNLNIFLNVVEKLGGNIGTVVGHVFAAAQDAFELVIKTVLPFMAFVAILITFVKETGLGDLIAHVLTPLGDSLIGLIILSAICGFPLIAPILSPGAAVAQVVGVTVGGLIGTGIIPPMYALPALFAINVQAAADSIPLMLSMQDAKPETIKTGVPALLISRQITGPIAVLIGYLFALGLY, encoded by the coding sequence ATGAATTTGAATATATTTTTAAACGTTGTGGAAAAGTTGGGTGGCAATATCGGGACTGTCGTTGGCCATGTATTTGCCGCTGCACAAGATGCCTTTGAATTGGTGATAAAAACGGTACTGCCGTTTATGGCGTTTGTGGCGATTTTGATTACGTTTGTCAAAGAAACGGGGTTAGGCGATCTGATAGCCCACGTATTGACACCGCTCGGAGACAGTTTAATTGGCCTTATCATTCTTTCGGCGATTTGCGGATTTCCGTTAATTGCCCCGATCCTGAGCCCGGGCGCCGCCGTTGCGCAAGTTGTCGGGGTCACCGTCGGCGGACTCATTGGTACTGGTATTATACCGCCGATGTACGCTTTACCCGCGCTATTTGCGATTAATGTCCAAGCGGCAGCGGACTCTATTCCTCTGATGCTATCGATGCAAGATGCTAAACCTGAGACCATTAAAACAGGTGTTCCGGCATTATTAATATCGAGGCAAATTACAGGGCCGATCGCGGTACTGATTGGTTACCTGTTTGCCCTTGGTTTATATTGA